Within the Agromyces ramosus genome, the region AGCGAACGTGTCAGCATCCTGGCTGCACGCCGATTCGGTTCGGCCGACGCCGTCCGAGGAACTGGAGAAATCATGATCAGCAAAGGTGCTGCGGCGCGCTGCGCCGCGGGCGTGCTCGGCGGGCTCATGCTCGTCGGAGTCGGAACGGCGGCGTTCGCCGCCTATCCCGACCCCGAAGGCAGCTCGGGCGTCGATGTGCGGGTCGACATCGCCGAGGTGCAGAACGGTGCCCTGAGCCTGACGGTGGAGAACACCGAGACGGCACTGACCGAGACCGGCTCGACGGCGGAATACCGCCAGTTCACCGGCGCCCTGCCGAACGTCACCGTCACCGACACGCGCACCGAGGTGCCCTCGGGCGTCTTCTGGTACGTGACGGGCCAGGCGAGCGACTTCGTGGGTGCGGCAGGTCAGCCGTCGATCACCCCCGATCACCTCGGCTGGTCGCCCGCGCTCGTGACCACGGGCAACGGCGAGGTCGCCGCGGGCGACGAGGTGAAGACGTCGCTCGATGCGGCGCCGAACAACGTCGGCCTGACCGGCGAGGAACTGCTTGCCCTCTCGCTCGACTCCGCGAGCTCGACCGCGGCTTCCGGCCAGTGGACGGCCGGCGCGACCCTCGTGCTGAAGACGCCGGTCGACGTCGCTCCGGGTGGCTATGCGTCGCTGCTGACGCTGTCGCTGTTCGAAGACGCGCTCTGACCCGGCTCCACCGGCGGTCGGGTCGGCGCGACATCGCCGACCCGACCCCACCTGCACCGACCGCACCCCTTCGACCAGGACTTGCCGTGAACAGAACTCGTCTCCGCACCGCGCTCGCCGCACTCGCGACCCTCGCCGGTGTCGCCGCACTCACGGTGACCGCGACCCCCGCTGGGGCCGATGAGGCCGCGGCGGTGTCGTGGTCGGTCACGCCGGCCGATGCATCCGGGCCCGACGGCCGAGTGGCCATCGAGCATTCGCTCGACGCGGGTGCGACGATCGACGATCATTTCGCGGTGCGCAACCTCGGCACCGAGGCGGTCTCGTTCCGGGTCGCGGCCGCCGACGGCTTCTACACCCGCAACGGGCGCTTCGACATGCTGCCGTCGGATCAGGAGTCGGTGGACGCCGGCACCTGGATCGCCCTGCCCGAGAGTGTCACGGTGGAACCCGGCGGCACCGTCGTCGTTCCCTTCACGATCTCGGTTCCCGAGAACGTGGAGCCCGGCGATCACGCCGCCGGCATCGCCGCCTCGGTGCTGTCGCTCAAACAGGGCGAGGGCGCAGAGGTCGGTGTGGAGAGCCGCGTGGGATTCCGTGTGATGACCCGCGTCACGGGCGAGCTCGCCCCGGCGTTCTCGGCTCAGAACGTGCGCGCCGACTACCGCACCTCGTGGAATCCGTTCGAACCCGGCCGCATCGATGTCTCGTTCGACGTGGTCAACGAGGGCAACACGCGTCTCGAGGTGGGCGGGGTGCTCGCTCTCGCCGGGCAGCAGGTTCCGTTCCCTGATGAGAGCGCGGGCGGGCAGGAGATCCTGCCGGAGGAGCGTCACACTCTCTCGCTCGTCGTCGACCAGGTGTGGCCGCTGTTCGCCTTCCCGGGCGAGATCGCACTCGCACCATCCGTCACCACTGCCGACGGCCAGTCGACCGAGGTCGTGCCTGCGGCCACACCACTGTTCATCTGGGCGATTCCGTGGCCGCAACTGCTGGTGCTCGCCGGACTCACCCTCATCGCCATGGCACTGCTCTGGCGCCGCAACCGCTCGACCCGTCGCATCGAAGAACTGGTCAGGCAGGCCCGCGAAGCAGGTCGTCGCGACGCGGTTCCCGAGCGCGCGGCATGAACTGAACGGTCTTTTCTCGCTGACGCATCAAAGGAGAACGCGTGTTCCAAACGAAGTTCGCACTCAGGTCGGTTTCACTCGCCACCGCGGCGCTGCTGGCCAGCGTCGGCCTCTTCGCGACGACGAGCGTCGCGCAGGCCGCCGACGAGTGGAACCCCGAGTCGTCGTATACGACGACGGACAACGGCGACGGTACCTACTCGGTTCCGCAGCTGAACGCCGACGTGCCCGATGTGAGCGTCGACCGCGTGCCTGCGTCGGAGAACGACGAGGGCCGCGACATCTACTACATGATCAGCACCACGATGCAGCTGAGCCCCGGCGCTCCGATCATGAAGTCGTACGACCTCGTGAACTGGGAGATTGTGAACTACGCGTTCGACCGGCTCAGCATCAGCGACGCGTACTCGTTGCGCAACGGATCGAACTCCTACGGGCAAGGCCAGTGGGCGTCCTCCTTGCGGTACCACGACGGTACCTTCTACGTGCTCGTCAACTCCCTGAACCTCGGTGGCGCCTACATCTACCGCACCGACGACATCGAGAACGGCGCATGGACGAGGACGGCGCTCGGCCGGAGCCTTCACGATCCGTCGCTGTTCTTTGACGACGCCAACGGTGGAACCCCATACATCATCTACGGCGGCGTCAGTGCGGTGCGGCTGAACCCGACCCTGACCGCGATCGAGCAGGACTATCCGAACTTCATCCAGCGCAGCGACTACGCGAGCCAACCATATGTCGGCAGCAGCGGGCTCTTCGAGGGCGCCCAGGCGTTCTACATCGACGGGTACTACTACGTCGTGATGATCACCTGGCCGAGCAGCGGTCGCCAGGTCGCCATGTTCCGGTCGACCGAGCTGCTGGGCCGCCTCGCCGGTTCCCCGACGCCCTATGAGTCTCGCGGCGTCCTGAACTCGAACGGATTCGCGCAGGGCAGCCTGGTGCCGATCGCCGACGACGACGGTACGGACGACTGGCATGGCTTCTTCTTCCGCGACACGTTCCCGATCGGTCGTATTCCGGCGTTGATCCCGGCGACCTGGAGCGACGGATGGCCCACGTTCGGCAACAACGGCGCGGTGCCGGTCAACGGAGTCTTCGAGAAGCCGATCGAGCTCACGCCGGAGCAGGAGCGCTTCGAGCGGCTCAAGAGCATCGTCGGCTCGGACGAGTTCGACAACGATGCGCCGCATCGGTCGTACCAAGACGAACAGTGGACGATCCCCACGCCCCCGGTGCTCGACCAGTCGCTGATCGGCGTCGAACTGTTCGGCAATCCTGGTGCCGAGTCCGGAACCACCGGCGGATGGATGGTCAACGACACCGCGACCCTCTCGACGACGACCGATGCGCGCACCGGCTCGTCGGCCATCGCGGTCACCGGGCGGACCACCACCGGATCAGGGCCGGCGCAGAGCGTCACCGGCAAGGTGCAGCACGGCGTCACGTATGACGTCTCCGCGTGGGTCAAGTACGAGAACCCTGCCAGCCCTGCGACCAAGCAGTTCTACATCACCGCTCGCTACGGCGGCAGCAGCACGACCTACACCAACCTGTCTTCCGCGACCACATTGACGCGTGGGAGCTGGGGCAAGGTGTCGGGAACCTTCACGATCCCGGCGTCGCAGGCTCTTTCCGACGTGCGCATCTTCATCGAGACGCCGTGGACGAGTACGCCGTCGTCCGCGCCCGACACTCACCTGATGGACTTCAAGGTCGACGATGCGTCGCTGATCGGGCGCCCGGTCACCACGGAGGTCGCTCATCCCGACGAAGTCGCCCCGAACGGGTCGAACCTCGACCTCGTCTGGGAGTGGAATCACGCGCCCGACAACCGCTACTGGTCGCTCACCGATCGGGACGGGTGGTTGCGCATGACGACCGGCAAGGTCGTGACCGGGGCGTACTCGCACCGCAACGCGGGCGGTGAACTCACCTGGCTCGAGGAGGCGCGCAACACGCTGTCGCAACGCACTTTCGGACCGCGGCAGTCGGTTGAGACCAAGCTCGACATCTCCGGGATGAAGGACGGGGACGTTGCCGGCCTCGCTGCGTACAACCGTGATTTCTCGTACGTCGCGGTGAAGCGCGTGAACGGCACGAACACGGTGGGCGTCGTCCATCGCGGGCAGCCCTTCGCCTCGTCCATCGACCAGGCGGCGATCGAGAGCTTCCTGCCGGGCCGGACGGCCGCACTCGACAACGCCTCGGAGGTCCACCTCAAGGCGGATCTGGACTTCGCCCGGACTCCGGGCCAGCTCTTCACGACCTTCTCCTACAGTCTCGACGGGATCGAATGGACCACGTTCGGCGACGCCGTCGGGCCGCTCCGGCTCGACGGAGGGCTGACGCACTTCATGGGACACCGGGTCGGACTGTTCAACTACGCGACACAGCAGGCCGGCGGCCACGTCGACTTCGACCGCTTCCTGCTGAGCGACACGCTGACATCGCAGAACCAGCCACTCGACGAGGGCGAGCTGGACGCCGCGATCGCACACGCCGAGGCACTCGATTCCAATGACTACCCCGTCGAGGAATGGGCGGCGATGCTCGATGCGCTCGCCGAAGCACGAACGGTCGCGGCCGCAGCAGTCGGAACGCAGAACCAGATCGACGCCCCCGAGCGCGCGCTGAGCTACCACCTGGCCCGCCTCGGAACGCTGAAGGCGCCCTCGCCGTCTCTCGATGTCGAGCTGACAGCCGGCACCCGTTGCGTGGCCGGAAAGGCGGTCATC harbors:
- a CDS encoding carbohydrate binding domain-containing protein; protein product: MFQTKFALRSVSLATAALLASVGLFATTSVAQAADEWNPESSYTTTDNGDGTYSVPQLNADVPDVSVDRVPASENDEGRDIYYMISTTMQLSPGAPIMKSYDLVNWEIVNYAFDRLSISDAYSLRNGSNSYGQGQWASSLRYHDGTFYVLVNSLNLGGAYIYRTDDIENGAWTRTALGRSLHDPSLFFDDANGGTPYIIYGGVSAVRLNPTLTAIEQDYPNFIQRSDYASQPYVGSSGLFEGAQAFYIDGYYYVVMITWPSSGRQVAMFRSTELLGRLAGSPTPYESRGVLNSNGFAQGSLVPIADDDGTDDWHGFFFRDTFPIGRIPALIPATWSDGWPTFGNNGAVPVNGVFEKPIELTPEQERFERLKSIVGSDEFDNDAPHRSYQDEQWTIPTPPVLDQSLIGVELFGNPGAESGTTGGWMVNDTATLSTTTDARTGSSAIAVTGRTTTGSGPAQSVTGKVQHGVTYDVSAWVKYENPASPATKQFYITARYGGSSTTYTNLSSATTLTRGSWGKVSGTFTIPASQALSDVRIFIETPWTSTPSSAPDTHLMDFKVDDASLIGRPVTTEVAHPDEVAPNGSNLDLVWEWNHAPDNRYWSLTDRDGWLRMTTGKVVTGAYSHRNAGGELTWLEEARNTLSQRTFGPRQSVETKLDISGMKDGDVAGLAAYNRDFSYVAVKRVNGTNTVGVVHRGQPFASSIDQAAIESFLPGRTAALDNASEVHLKADLDFARTPGQLFTTFSYSLDGIEWTTFGDAVGPLRLDGGLTHFMGHRVGLFNYATQQAGGHVDFDRFLLSDTLTSQNQPLDEGELDAAIAHAEALDSNDYPVEEWAAMLDALAEARTVAAAAVGTQNQIDAPERALSYHLARLGTLKAPSPSLDVELTAGTRCVAGKAVITVHATNAEEVPISIAFETPYGSKSFASIAPGKNAVHAFTTRLPSVPAGAASAQFSATIDGESVSMESEAGYPARACN